A window from Candidatus Zixiibacteriota bacterium encodes these proteins:
- a CDS encoding peptidase zinc-dependent, translating into MAFLKSKIVVVPVGEVDFSVVNRLAAEIGPVFNRSVDILKGMKTPDEAHNVVRNQYYAPVVLSKLERIKSNAREKVIAVFEEDLYLPDEAYILGYADCLAGTAIVSLFRIRLEFYGLPEDEAKVYPRLFKEAIHQAAHLFELSECRNPKCVNYFSQMMLDIDTKSDKFCDICRRQLTGVV; encoded by the coding sequence ATGGCCTTTTTGAAATCGAAAATAGTCGTAGTCCCGGTCGGCGAGGTCGACTTTTCGGTGGTCAATAGATTGGCCGCCGAGATCGGCCCGGTGTTCAACCGCTCGGTCGACATTCTCAAGGGGATGAAGACACCGGATGAGGCCCACAATGTCGTTCGTAACCAGTATTACGCACCGGTCGTGCTGTCCAAGCTGGAGCGAATTAAATCCAATGCGCGCGAGAAAGTGATTGCGGTTTTCGAAGAAGATTTGTATTTGCCTGATGAGGCATACATACTGGGATATGCGGACTGTCTGGCCGGAACGGCCATTGTGTCGCTGTTTCGCATCCGTTTGGAGTTTTACGGCCTGCCGGAGGATGAAGCCAAGGTCTATCCGCGCTTGTTCAAAGAGGCCATTCACCAGGCGGCGCACTTGTTCGAACTGTCGGAGTGTCGCAATCCCAAGTGTGTGAATTATTTTAGCCAGATGATGTTGGACATTGACACCAAAAGCGACAAGTTCTGTGACATCTGCCGCCGTCAGTTGACGGGGGTGGTGTGA
- a CDS encoding VOC family protein: MSQADQDRRVDYIEFPSTDIEKTKRFYGAVFGWKFTDYGPEYTSFNDGRLGGGFAKSPEVVSGGPLVVLYATALEEIKDKVSEHGGKVVRDTFEFPGGRRFHFSDPSGNVLAVWSDK; the protein is encoded by the coding sequence ATGAGTCAGGCAGATCAGGATCGTCGCGTCGATTACATTGAATTCCCGAGCACCGATATCGAAAAGACAAAGAGGTTCTACGGGGCCGTATTCGGATGGAAGTTTACTGATTATGGTCCGGAGTATACCAGTTTTAACGATGGAAGATTGGGCGGTGGATTTGCCAAATCGCCGGAAGTTGTGTCGGGCGGACCGCTTGTGGTGCTTTATGCCACCGCCCTAGAAGAGATCAAGGATAAAGTCAGCGAGCATGGTGGTAAAGTCGTGCGGGATACTTTTGAGTTTCCGGGCGGACGGCGGTTTCATTTCAGCGACCCCAGCGGCAACGTATTGGCAGTCTGGTCGGATAAGTAG
- the deoC gene encoding deoxyribose-phosphate aldolase: MNKLNRRFDHAALKPEVDEAAVRTLCKEAIENDFYSVAINPVWVRTAADELKGSAVKILSVAGFPLSAARTDVKLFEAIKGVDDGAHEIDMVANVGWMVSDRFKEVETEIAEIRSKLPFNVVLKVIIEAGKLTTEQQIEATKCIINAGAQFVKTCTGFFGGATLEQIRTLHEAAAGQIEVKASGGIRTLEQCREFLAAGATRLGSSSSVAIMGELNAVL, translated from the coding sequence ATGAATAAACTCAATCGACGGTTCGACCACGCCGCGCTGAAACCGGAAGTGGATGAAGCCGCTGTCCGTACACTTTGCAAAGAAGCTATCGAGAACGACTTCTACTCGGTCGCTATCAACCCGGTATGGGTGCGGACGGCAGCCGACGAGTTGAAAGGCAGTGCGGTCAAGATACTTTCGGTGGCCGGGTTCCCACTGTCGGCGGCGCGAACCGATGTCAAACTGTTCGAAGCAATCAAAGGCGTCGATGACGGCGCGCACGAAATCGATATGGTGGCCAATGTCGGCTGGATGGTATCGGATCGTTTCAAAGAGGTAGAGACCGAGATAGCCGAGATTCGAAGTAAGCTGCCGTTCAATGTAGTGCTGAAGGTCATTATCGAAGCGGGCAAGCTCACGACCGAACAACAGATCGAAGCAACAAAATGCATCATAAACGCCGGCGCACAGTTTGTAAAAACCTGCACCGGCTTTTTCGGCGGTGCGACACTCGAGCAGATCCGAACGCTGCATGAAGCAGCAGCCGGGCAGATCGAAGTGAAGGCCTCGGGTGGTATCCGCACGCTCGAACAATGCCGCGAGTTCCTGGCCGCCGGCGCGACACGGCTGGGCAGTTCATCGTCGGTGGCGATTATGGGAGAGTTGAATGCAGTCTTGTAG
- a CDS encoding PEP-CTERM sorting domain-containing protein (PEP-CTERM proteins occur, often in large numbers, in the proteomes of bacteria that also encode an exosortase, a predicted intramembrane cysteine proteinase. The presence of a PEP-CTERM domain at a protein's C-terminus predicts cleavage within the sorting domain, followed by covalent anchoring to some some component of the (usually Gram-negative) cell surface. Many PEP-CTERM proteins exhibit an unusual sequence composition that includes large numbers of potential glycosylation sites. Expression of one such protein has been shown restore the ability of a bacterium to form floc, a type of biofilm.), translating into MKSNFTKYSSIATIIILIATVSSSFGFPAPHTNLGGDVENINQWTNGGYGDFHSNGPMGADLYKTSSATDEPPTDAVTSVPEPATIALMIAGLIGIGLLQRHRQNKTT; encoded by the coding sequence ATGAAAAGCAACTTCACAAAATACTCGTCAATTGCCACCATCATCATTCTGATAGCGACAGTATCATCGTCGTTCGGATTTCCCGCCCCTCACACGAATCTTGGTGGCGATGTTGAGAATATTAACCAGTGGACCAACGGCGGCTATGGCGACTTCCACAGCAACGGACCGATGGGTGCCGACCTATACAAGACGTCGTCTGCAACCGATGAGCCGCCGACCGACGCCGTCACGTCCGTCCCGGAACCGGCTACCATCGCCCTGATGATTGCCGGGTTGATCGGTATCGGCTTGCTGCAGCGACACCGACAAAACAAGACTACCTGA
- a CDS encoding TusE/DsrC/DsvC family sulfur relay protein — translation MPTVRQGDIQFEIDELGFMQNPGVWNEEVAKALATSEGVDELTDDHWKLIKYIRAYYLRFDSAPLIRKLCLETGFKLARVYELFPSGPALGLCKVAGMAKPTGCV, via the coding sequence GTGCCGACGGTGAGACAAGGCGATATTCAGTTTGAGATAGATGAACTCGGATTCATGCAAAATCCGGGAGTATGGAATGAGGAAGTCGCCAAGGCGCTGGCCACAAGCGAAGGGGTCGACGAATTGACCGACGACCATTGGAAACTGATCAAATATATCCGCGCCTACTACCTGAGATTCGACTCGGCCCCGCTGATCCGCAAGCTCTGCCTGGAGACCGGTTTCAAGCTGGCCAGAGTATACGAGCTGTTCCCGTCGGGTCCGGCCCTTGGGCTTTGCAAAGTTGCGGGAATGGCCAAGCCAACCGGGTGCGTGTAG
- a CDS encoding class I SAM-dependent methyltransferase produces MNISFKDTLHSRESVPERGSGFRLFDFDRAAAEGNRLGNLIAATYKLFNGFDSFERHYLAASFIKYHACRTILDLGGLSGKLRHFLKASDSSIDVANISGKADITYDGKTLPVADNEYDCVVSLDVLEHVPPDQRSDFLKEVLRVTSRYLFLSTPYKSQLHLKLERRLFDLHRRAFHTDHPFLKEHLVNGLVDENDCCNLMVSLESTDVRFRSEFFFAGDTVALARPIEKLWTLRASSPSGFVCNYPLLTWDKVGLWDKLDCSPDPLAETNRLYLIIEKTGRVM; encoded by the coding sequence ATGAACATCTCGTTCAAAGACACACTTCATTCCCGCGAATCGGTACCCGAGCGGGGGAGTGGTTTTCGATTATTCGATTTTGACAGGGCGGCGGCTGAGGGCAACCGTCTTGGTAACCTCATAGCCGCCACATACAAATTGTTCAACGGCTTCGATTCTTTCGAGAGACACTATCTGGCTGCATCCTTTATCAAGTATCACGCTTGCAGAACCATCCTGGATCTGGGCGGATTATCGGGAAAACTTAGACACTTTCTGAAGGCTTCAGATTCCTCCATCGATGTGGCCAATATCTCAGGAAAGGCGGACATTACTTACGATGGCAAGACGCTTCCGGTCGCGGACAACGAATACGACTGCGTGGTCTCGTTGGATGTCCTGGAGCATGTTCCTCCGGATCAACGCAGTGACTTCCTGAAGGAGGTGCTGCGGGTAACCAGCCGGTATTTGTTCTTGTCCACGCCGTACAAGTCTCAATTGCACCTTAAGCTGGAACGAAGGCTGTTCGACCTCCATCGCCGGGCATTCCACACTGATCATCCGTTTCTGAAAGAGCATCTGGTGAACGGTCTGGTCGATGAAAACGACTGCTGTAATCTCATGGTTTCACTGGAATCGACGGATGTCCGGTTTCGTTCCGAGTTCTTTTTTGCGGGAGACACTGTTGCCCTGGCTCGACCGATCGAAAAACTGTGGACACTTAGAGCTTCCAGCCCTTCAGGATTCGTATGCAACTATCCCTTGCTTACTTGGGACAAGGTCGGGCTATGGGACAAGTTGGATTGCAGCCCTGATCCACTCGCCGAGACGAACCGGCTGTACCTGATCATCGAGAAGACTGGCAGAGTCATGTAG
- a CDS encoding class I SAM-dependent methyltransferase produces the protein MDKSGGYLAFPFVAEFYDDTVPYKERQDVQFFVESSKTSGGKTLELGSGTGRVLIPTAQAGCEIVGLDLSPRMMDKCRTVLAEEPDEVQARVSLVEGDMCNFDLDEQFSLVTMPFRPFQHIETVDEQIQCLQTVHRHLEPGGKLILDLFNPSLKFLVDDKALIESGDEPEFTMADGRKVLRRMRVAKRDHFSQVSDVEIIYYVTHPSGKKERLVHEFRMHYLFRWEAEHLLVRCGFEVDHLYAGYDKSAFGSKDPGELIFVARKV, from the coding sequence ATGGACAAATCAGGCGGATACCTGGCCTTTCCATTCGTAGCCGAATTCTACGATGACACTGTGCCATACAAAGAACGTCAGGATGTTCAGTTTTTTGTAGAATCCTCCAAAACGTCCGGCGGTAAAACGCTCGAACTGGGCAGCGGCACCGGTCGCGTATTGATCCCAACAGCGCAGGCCGGCTGTGAGATCGTCGGGTTGGACCTTTCACCCAGAATGATGGACAAGTGTCGAACCGTGCTGGCCGAAGAACCGGACGAAGTCCAGGCGCGAGTGAGTCTGGTAGAAGGGGACATGTGCAACTTCGATCTTGACGAACAGTTTAGTCTGGTCACTATGCCGTTCCGACCCTTTCAGCATATCGAGACTGTCGACGAACAGATTCAGTGCTTACAAACGGTCCATCGCCATCTTGAACCGGGCGGGAAGCTGATTCTTGATCTGTTTAATCCATCGTTGAAGTTTCTCGTGGATGACAAGGCCCTGATAGAGTCTGGCGACGAACCGGAGTTTACTATGGCCGACGGACGCAAAGTGCTCAGGCGGATGCGCGTTGCCAAGCGTGACCACTTTAGCCAGGTTTCGGACGTAGAGATTATTTACTACGTTACGCACCCAAGCGGCAAAAAGGAACGGCTGGTGCACGAGTTCAGGATGCACTATCTATTCCGTTGGGAGGCGGAGCATCTGTTGGTCCGGTGCGGTTTTGAGGTCGACCATCTCTACGCCGGTTATGACAAGTCTGCGTTTGGTTCCAAGGACCCCGGCGAGTTGATCTTCGTAGCGCGGAAGGTGTAG
- a CDS encoding DEAD/DEAH box helicase — MTLDQIIDLLKSDDDFQKNIVQWKTIPAREAITEDFPSNLDPRIVGTLAEKGIENLYTHQAEAVRMVQEGRDIVVVTPTASGKTLCYNLPVLNRILAEPETRALYLFPTKALSQDQLGEVHDFIEKLDVDIKTYTFDGDTPNSARRAIRSAGHIVITNPDMLHTGILPHHTKWIKLFENLRYVVIDEVHHYRGVFGSHLANVVKRLHRICKFYGSNPVFICCSATIANPDSLASRIIGRDVALIDNNGAPSGEKHFVIYNPPVINKQLGIRKSAVNEASRLAARVLRHRIQTIVFARYRLYVEVLLTYLQRELKGDFGRGINIAGYRGGYLPNERRQIERGLRDGSIHGVVSTNALELGVDIGSLEVSIIVGYPGSIASLWQQAGRAGRRNAGSLTIMVANSSAINQFLCAEPKYIFDRTPESGIIDPDNLIIRTNHLKCGAFELPYDEEETSMSDGTVEILDYLAESNVIRQSGDRYHWSSEIYPAQEVSLRSASPQNFVILNESKQAQVIGEVDYFSAPIFLHPEAIYLHSANQYQVTNLDWEGRKAYVKEVKVDYYTDAETKTDLKVLAINDETGFGDSLMNCGEVSVTSVTVMFKKIKFQTHENVGSGKLELPELEMHTNAFWYAFPSDVPNQVGLDGSAFGGALRGLANILGKIAPLWVMCDPRDLRSISQVRAPFTERPTVYIYENIPGGVGLSEKLFNEHEPLWESCLDHLRQCPCKDGCPSCVGPAMEVGHEGKEGAIRLMEFMLAHVPV, encoded by the coding sequence ATGACACTTGACCAAATAATCGACCTGCTTAAAAGCGACGATGACTTCCAAAAGAACATCGTCCAGTGGAAGACCATCCCGGCGCGTGAAGCTATTACCGAAGACTTCCCCTCCAACCTTGATCCGCGAATAGTCGGTACGTTGGCTGAAAAGGGAATCGAGAATCTCTACACTCATCAGGCTGAAGCAGTCCGGATGGTGCAGGAGGGTCGTGACATTGTTGTTGTGACGCCGACAGCATCGGGCAAGACGCTGTGCTACAACCTGCCGGTGCTGAATCGTATCCTTGCCGAGCCAGAGACACGCGCTCTCTACCTTTTCCCCACTAAGGCACTTTCACAGGATCAACTGGGTGAGGTGCATGATTTTATCGAGAAACTTGATGTCGACATCAAGACCTACACCTTCGACGGCGACACGCCCAACTCGGCCCGCCGCGCAATTCGTTCGGCCGGACATATCGTTATCACCAACCCGGACATGCTGCACACCGGCATCCTGCCGCATCATACCAAGTGGATCAAACTTTTCGAGAACCTTCGGTATGTCGTGATCGATGAGGTGCATCATTACCGCGGTGTTTTTGGATCGCATCTGGCCAATGTCGTCAAGCGCCTGCACCGAATCTGCAAGTTCTATGGTTCCAACCCGGTGTTTATATGTTGTTCGGCGACTATTGCCAACCCGGACAGTCTGGCATCACGAATCATCGGACGCGATGTGGCGCTTATCGACAACAACGGCGCCCCTTCGGGTGAAAAGCACTTTGTTATTTACAACCCGCCGGTGATCAATAAGCAGCTCGGCATTCGCAAATCGGCGGTCAACGAAGCCTCGCGGTTGGCCGCTCGCGTTTTGAGGCACCGTATTCAAACGATAGTGTTTGCTCGCTACCGGCTTTATGTCGAAGTACTGCTGACCTACTTGCAGCGTGAGCTAAAAGGAGACTTTGGGCGCGGTATCAACATCGCCGGTTATCGTGGCGGCTATCTGCCGAACGAACGCCGTCAAATCGAACGCGGACTGCGCGATGGTTCCATCCACGGCGTGGTGTCCACCAACGCGCTGGAGTTGGGGGTGGACATTGGCAGCCTTGAGGTTTCTATAATCGTCGGCTACCCCGGCTCGATTGCATCGTTGTGGCAGCAGGCCGGACGAGCCGGACGACGCAACGCCGGCTCGCTGACTATCATGGTGGCCAATTCTTCGGCTATCAATCAGTTTTTGTGCGCCGAGCCGAAGTATATTTTTGATCGCACGCCGGAGTCGGGCATTATCGATCCCGACAATCTGATAATCAGAACCAATCACCTCAAGTGCGGCGCCTTTGAACTTCCTTACGACGAAGAAGAGACCAGTATGTCCGACGGCACCGTTGAGATTCTCGACTACCTGGCCGAGAGCAATGTGATCAGGCAATCGGGCGATCGCTATCACTGGTCGTCGGAGATCTATCCGGCCCAGGAAGTATCGCTGCGCTCGGCTTCGCCTCAGAACTTCGTCATACTGAACGAAAGCAAACAGGCGCAGGTGATCGGAGAAGTGGACTATTTCTCAGCGCCGATCTTTCTGCACCCGGAGGCTATTTACCTGCATTCAGCCAATCAGTATCAGGTTACCAATCTCGACTGGGAAGGACGCAAAGCATACGTCAAAGAGGTCAAGGTCGACTACTACACCGACGCCGAGACCAAGACCGATCTCAAAGTGCTGGCCATTAACGATGAAACCGGGTTCGGCGATTCTCTGATGAACTGCGGAGAGGTATCCGTTACTTCGGTCACCGTCATGTTCAAAAAGATCAAGTTCCAAACGCATGAGAACGTCGGCTCGGGCAAACTGGAGCTGCCCGAACTGGAGATGCACACCAATGCCTTCTGGTATGCCTTCCCTTCCGACGTCCCGAATCAAGTGGGGCTGGACGGTTCCGCCTTCGGCGGCGCGTTGCGCGGACTGGCCAATATCTTAGGCAAAATAGCTCCCTTGTGGGTGATGTGCGATCCTCGCGACCTTCGTTCCATCTCACAGGTTCGCGCACCGTTCACCGAGCGACCGACTGTTTACATCTACGAGAACATCCCCGGCGGAGTCGGGCTTTCGGAAAAACTGTTCAACGAACACGAGCCGCTGTGGGAATCCTGCCTGGACCATCTCAGGCAGTGTCCATGCAAAGACGGCTGCCCATCTTGTGTCGGCCCGGCCATGGAAGTGGGTCACGAGGGCAAAGAGGGTGCTATCCGTCTGATGGAGTTCATGCTGGCTCACGTTCCGGTCTGA
- a CDS encoding zf-HC2 domain-containing protein gives MICQRALSLLDDFLDNELAESVSQEVKSHLDQCGDCRREFEESRRLKELLKQKGTRDPGEDYWLETSQLVLAKTVQQSGGYESYASSDTEADSKGPFLQALVSLAASLVILASAVIVGMNQGHAPDAGVRGGPILFSSSAGRQLNATHSIMTNDERQRLAKGMLIMGPPGLLGHFGGLTELRMVITPEHH, from the coding sequence ATGATCTGTCAGCGCGCTTTGTCGCTTCTGGATGACTTTCTGGACAACGAACTTGCCGAATCGGTCAGCCAAGAGGTCAAGAGCCACCTTGACCAATGTGGTGACTGCCGCCGGGAGTTCGAGGAGTCCAGACGTCTCAAGGAGCTTCTCAAACAGAAGGGTACCCGCGATCCGGGCGAGGACTACTGGCTGGAAACCTCACAACTCGTTCTGGCCAAAACTGTCCAACAATCTGGCGGGTACGAATCTTATGCTTCCAGTGACACCGAAGCCGACAGCAAAGGACCGTTCCTACAGGCGTTGGTCTCACTGGCCGCATCACTGGTGATACTGGCATCAGCGGTTATCGTGGGCATGAATCAGGGTCATGCCCCCGATGCCGGAGTTCGTGGCGGACCGATCTTGTTTTCAAGCTCGGCCGGCCGGCAGCTTAACGCCACCCACTCAATTATGACCAATGACGAACGTCAGCGACTGGCCAAAGGAATGTTGATTATGGGCCCCCCCGGGCTCTTGGGACATTTCGGCGGCCTGACTGAGTTGCGCATGGTCATCACTCCGGAACATCACTGA
- a CDS encoding MFS transporter produces MTQAYVQAHRYRFFTIAAIGTFMGTLDGSILNVALPTIASDLSCRIDQVAWVVMAYAATLVALMMVFGAWAQRRGYPFAYKFGYAAFLLGSTVCILSRDINMLIAGRVIQGVGAAMFQAVGIGLVTEVFPPSERGKGIGTMVMMVSAGLMAGPPIGGFLLQYFPWQSIFIINLPIGLVALVLSQMFFRKFPLPTTTARMHLTGAAALATALLTAMLGLSFFDEYPFWSLQVGGCWTLMVIAATLFIVGENRPHRALIGLDIFHNAEFSLRLVAMLLMFVALAGSLVLLPFFLQNVKGLSPRTLGLYLTILPVTMFFTARQAGWLSDRFGYRILTTGGLLLVSVGFALFQWFEVATQPVYIALSLVLIGFGVGIFGTPNASAVMGAIPQEQRATASGIVSTTRNLGMAIGIAVSTGLFAFLQNRMHLSDGAEAFLTPFHQVAILSVIAAFAGAVISFTRRNR; encoded by the coding sequence TTGACTCAGGCTTATGTACAGGCGCATCGCTACCGCTTTTTCACTATAGCGGCCATCGGGACTTTTATGGGGACTCTCGACGGGTCCATCCTCAATGTCGCCTTGCCGACTATCGCCTCTGATTTGAGCTGTCGGATCGATCAGGTTGCCTGGGTGGTGATGGCCTATGCCGCTACACTGGTTGCACTTATGATGGTTTTCGGAGCCTGGGCGCAGCGGCGGGGATATCCTTTTGCTTACAAGTTTGGTTACGCCGCCTTCCTGCTCGGGTCGACCGTTTGCATTCTCAGCCGCGACATCAATATGTTGATTGCCGGGCGTGTCATTCAGGGTGTGGGTGCAGCCATGTTCCAGGCGGTGGGCATAGGGCTGGTCACCGAGGTTTTCCCGCCTTCAGAGCGGGGAAAGGGGATTGGCACGATGGTCATGATGGTCTCGGCCGGTCTTATGGCTGGGCCGCCGATTGGAGGCTTTCTCCTTCAGTATTTCCCATGGCAATCGATTTTCATAATCAATCTGCCGATTGGCTTAGTGGCGTTGGTCCTGAGCCAGATGTTTTTTCGGAAGTTTCCTCTGCCCACAACGACTGCCAGGATGCATCTGACAGGGGCGGCTGCCTTGGCGACCGCGCTGTTGACCGCGATGTTAGGGTTGTCGTTTTTCGATGAGTATCCGTTTTGGAGTCTTCAGGTCGGTGGCTGCTGGACCCTGATGGTCATTGCCGCGACGCTGTTCATTGTGGGAGAAAACCGGCCACACCGGGCGCTGATAGGACTGGACATTTTTCACAACGCTGAGTTTTCGCTCAGACTTGTGGCCATGCTTTTGATGTTCGTTGCGCTGGCCGGCAGTCTGGTGTTGTTGCCGTTCTTTTTGCAGAATGTAAAAGGACTGTCGCCACGGACTCTTGGACTATACCTGACCATTCTGCCGGTCACCATGTTTTTCACCGCGCGTCAGGCTGGTTGGTTGTCGGATCGGTTTGGTTATCGCATCCTGACCACCGGTGGGTTGTTGCTGGTGTCGGTTGGGTTCGCGCTGTTCCAATGGTTCGAAGTTGCCACCCAGCCGGTATACATCGCTCTGTCACTGGTGCTGATCGGGTTCGGTGTGGGGATATTCGGGACACCGAATGCCTCGGCGGTGATGGGTGCCATCCCGCAAGAACAGCGGGCGACTGCATCGGGCATCGTCTCCACCACACGCAACCTCGGTATGGCTATCGGCATCGCTGTGTCCACCGGGCTGTTCGCATTCTTGCAAAACCGGATGCATCTCTCCGACGGTGCCGAAGCTTTCCTGACACCATTTCATCAGGTCGCCATCCTGTCCGTGATCGCCGCTTTCGCCGGCGCCGTGATCTCCTTCACCCGCCGTAATCGGTAG
- a CDS encoding PEP-CTERM sorting domain-containing protein has protein sequence MYRLLGMIAVIVLLSASLAMAFPTVHYSENIQEDWTFFLDQHEYMFASVVDFSYTQTDEFLSSLDQSSDQYTDRLHWGHSTPTVMPLPTDEILRARLYIDGVWVSNDGSETAIEGLLGWDPTNQRFLDNSNKWAPDIAQHVHWTDGSLNVDLDAGDGYLRVDLAVFMMDYEGGDTSAIPEPATLALLALGLLGIAILQRRRRQANAS, from the coding sequence ATGTATAGACTTCTTGGAATGATTGCTGTTATTGTGCTGCTATCAGCATCTTTGGCCATGGCCTTTCCGACCGTGCATTACTCAGAGAACATCCAGGAGGACTGGACATTCTTTCTGGACCAGCATGAGTATATGTTTGCCTCTGTGGTCGATTTCTCATACACACAAACCGATGAATTCCTGAGTTCGCTGGATCAAAGCTCCGACCAGTACACCGACCGGCTTCATTGGGGTCACTCAACACCGACAGTGATGCCTCTGCCGACCGACGAAATCCTGCGGGCTCGACTCTATATCGACGGTGTCTGGGTCTCCAACGACGGCAGCGAAACAGCTATCGAAGGATTGTTGGGCTGGGACCCGACCAACCAGCGTTTTCTGGATAACTCAAATAAATGGGCGCCGGATATTGCTCAGCATGTACACTGGACCGATGGTTCACTCAACGTTGATCTGGATGCCGGTGATGGTTACCTCAGGGTAGATCTGGCCGTTTTCATGATGGACTATGAGGGTGGGGATACTTCCGCGATTCCGGAGCCGGCCACGCTGGCTTTGTTAGCTCTCGGACTGCTCGGCATCGCCATACTTCAGCGTCGACGACGTCAGGCCAACGCCTCCTGA
- a CDS encoding sigma-70 family RNA polymerase sigma factor: MKKTIPELVASFVAGDQQAFAELVSRFQKKIYTLAHHLLGNHLDADEVVQETFVRVYKKRKELRDVNYFSTFLVRIATNYAIDLLRKRKGHHGIAEDTSSLPGEVQLDLSRRVSTPSEAFEQKRLMEEINRALDLLPPKQRMTAVLHDVEGYSKAEIADIFNCPQATVRSNLHIARIKLRKILRQRLRLKEQK; the protein is encoded by the coding sequence ATGAAAAAGACGATCCCCGAGTTAGTAGCGAGTTTTGTGGCCGGTGATCAGCAGGCTTTTGCCGAACTGGTCAGCCGATTTCAGAAGAAGATATATACGCTGGCGCACCATCTTCTGGGCAACCATCTTGATGCCGACGAAGTGGTTCAGGAGACATTTGTCAGAGTATATAAGAAGCGTAAGGAACTCAGAGATGTAAATTATTTCTCGACGTTTTTGGTTCGGATCGCCACCAACTATGCGATCGACCTGCTCCGCAAACGAAAAGGACATCATGGAATTGCGGAGGATACGTCATCGCTGCCGGGGGAGGTTCAATTGGATCTTTCACGGCGAGTGTCGACACCGAGCGAAGCGTTTGAGCAAAAGCGCTTGATGGAGGAGATTAACCGGGCGCTGGACCTTTTGCCGCCAAAGCAAAGAATGACAGCCGTTCTTCACGACGTTGAAGGCTACAGCAAAGCAGAGATTGCCGACATCTTCAACTGCCCCCAGGCCACCGTCCGATCAAACCTCCATATTGCGCGCATAAAGCTGAGAAAGATACTAAGGCAGCGACTCAGATTAAAGGAGCAAAAATGA